From the Helicobacter pylori genome, one window contains:
- a CDS encoding HP1165 family MFS efflux transporter, producing MLRKNILAYYGANFLLIIAQSLPHAILTPLLLSKGLSLSEILLVQTFFSFCVLVAEYPSGVLADLMSRKNLFLVSNIFLIASFSFVLFFDSFILMLLAWGLYGLYSACSSGTIEASLITDIKENKKDLSRFLAKNNQITYLGMIIGSSLGSFLYLKIHAMLYIMGIFLIMLCALTIVFYFKEKEADFKSQKSLKLLKEQVKGSLKELKDNPKLKILLAGHLITPIFFMSHFQMWQAYFLKQGVKEQYLFIFYIAFQVISILIHFLKASNYSQKIALSSLVVLLGVSPLLLSNIPYCFIGVYALMVAFFTYMSYCLNYQFSKFVSKNNISSLSSLSSSCVRVVSVLVLSLSSLELRYFSPLTIITMHFALTLLILFFFLYKAKPFDE from the coding sequence ATGTTAAGAAAAAACATTTTAGCTTACTATGGGGCGAATTTTCTCTTAATCATCGCTCAAAGCTTGCCCCATGCGATTTTAACCCCCTTGTTGCTTTCTAAAGGGCTTAGTTTGAGTGAAATCTTGCTCGTGCAAACCTTTTTCAGTTTTTGCGTGCTAGTGGCTGAATACCCGAGCGGTGTTTTAGCGGATTTGATGAGCCGGAAAAACCTATTCCTGGTTTCTAATATCTTTTTAATCGCTAGTTTTTCGTTTGTGCTGTTTTTTGATAGTTTTATCCTCATGCTTTTAGCGTGGGGGTTGTATGGTTTGTATAGCGCATGCTCTAGCGGCACGATTGAAGCTTCACTCATCACGGACATTAAAGAAAATAAAAAGGATTTGTCCCGGTTTTTAGCCAAAAACAATCAAATTACTTATTTAGGCATGATTATAGGGAGTTCTTTGGGATCGTTTTTGTATCTCAAAATCCATGCGATGCTGTATATCATGGGGATTTTTCTAATCATGCTCTGCGCACTAACGATCGTGTTTTATTTTAAAGAAAAAGAAGCGGATTTTAAAAGCCAAAAAAGCCTGAAACTCCTTAAAGAGCAAGTCAAAGGTAGCCTTAAAGAACTTAAAGACAACCCCAAACTTAAAATTTTGTTAGCGGGGCATTTGATCACGCCTATCTTTTTTATGAGCCATTTCCAAATGTGGCAAGCGTATTTTTTAAAACAAGGCGTTAAAGAGCAATACCTTTTTATATTTTATATCGCTTTTCAAGTGATTTCTATCCTCATTCATTTTTTAAAAGCTTCAAATTACAGCCAAAAAATCGCCTTAAGTTCGCTTGTGGTATTGCTAGGCGTTAGCCCCTTGTTGCTTAGCAATATCCCTTATTGTTTCATAGGGGTGTATGCGCTCATGGTGGCGTTTTTCACTTACATGAGTTATTGCTTAAACTATCAATTCTCCAAATTCGTTTCTAAAAACAACATTTCCTCGCTCTCATCGCTTTCATCAAGCTGTGTGCGCGTGGTTTCTGTATTAGTTTTATCGCTTAGTAGTTTGGAACTGCGTTACTTTTCGCCCCTAACTATTATCACCATGCACTTTGCCCTAACGCTTCTAATCCTCTTTTTCTTTTTGTATAAGGCTAAGCCGTTTGATGAGTGA
- the pgi gene encoding glucose-6-phosphate isomerase, whose translation MLTQLKTYPKLLKHYEEIKEAHMRDWFSKDKERASRYFVQLESLSLDYSKNRLNDTTLKLLFELANDCSLKEKIEAMFKGEKINTTEKRAVLHTALRSLNDAEILLDNMEVLKSVRSVLKRMRAFSDSVRSGKRLGYTNQVITDIVNIGIGGSDLGALMVCTALKRYGHPRLKMHFVSNVDGTQILDVLEKINPASTLFIVASKTFSTQETLTNALTARKWFVERSGDEKHIAKHFVAVSTNKEAVQQFGIDEHNMFEFWDFVGGRYSLWSAIGLSIMIYLGKKNFNALLKGAYLMDEHFRNAPFESNLPVLMGLIGVWYINFFQSKSHLIAPYDQYLRHFPKFIQQLDMESNGKRISKKGEIIPYDTCPVVWGDMGINAQHAFFQLLHQGTHLIPIDFIASLDKKPNAKGHHEILFSNVLAQAQAFMKGKSYEEALGELLSKGLDKDEAKDLAHHRVFFGNRPSNILLLEKISPSNIGALVALYEHKVFVQGVIWDINSFDQWGVELGKELAVPILQELEGHKSNAYFDSSTKHLIELYKNYNQ comes from the coding sequence ATGCTAACCCAATTAAAAACTTATCCAAAATTACTCAAACATTATGAAGAAATTAAAGAAGCGCACATGCGCGATTGGTTTTCTAAAGACAAAGAGCGAGCGAGCCGTTATTTCGTGCAATTGGAAAGCTTGAGCTTGGATTATTCCAAAAACCGCCTGAACGATACCACTTTAAAGCTTCTTTTTGAATTGGCGAACGATTGCTCTTTAAAAGAAAAGATTGAAGCGATGTTTAAGGGCGAAAAAATCAACACCACCGAAAAAAGGGCCGTTTTACACACCGCCTTAAGAAGCTTGAATGACGCAGAAATCTTACTAGACAACATGGAAGTGTTAAAAAGTGTTCGGAGCGTTTTAAAACGCATGCGAGCCTTTAGCGATAGCGTGAGGAGCGGTAAAAGATTAGGCTATACCAATCAAGTGATCACTGATATTGTCAATATCGGTATTGGGGGGTCAGATTTGGGCGCTTTAATGGTTTGCACCGCTCTAAAACGCTACGGCCACCCGAGATTAAAAATGCATTTTGTGTCTAATGTGGATGGCACGCAGATTTTAGACGTTTTGGAAAAAATCAATCCGGCCAGCACGCTTTTTATCGTGGCTTCCAAGACTTTTTCCACTCAAGAAACCTTAACCAACGCCCTAACCGCTAGAAAATGGTTTGTAGAAAGGAGTGGCGATGAAAAGCATATCGCTAAGCACTTTGTAGCGGTATCCACCAATAAAGAAGCCGTGCAACAATTTGGCATTGACGAGCATAACATGTTTGAATTTTGGGATTTTGTAGGGGGGCGTTATAGCTTGTGGTCGGCCATTGGCTTATCCATTATGATCTATTTAGGGAAGAAAAATTTTAACGCTCTTTTGAAAGGGGCGTATTTGATGGATGAGCATTTTAGAAACGCCCCTTTTGAAAGCAATTTACCCGTTTTAATGGGATTAATCGGCGTGTGGTATATCAATTTTTTCCAATCCAAAAGCCACTTGATCGCCCCTTACGATCAGTATTTAAGGCATTTCCCTAAATTCATTCAGCAATTGGATATGGAAAGCAATGGCAAACGCATCAGCAAAAAAGGCGAAATCATCCCCTATGACACATGCCCTGTTGTTTGGGGCGATATGGGCATTAACGCTCAGCACGCTTTTTTCCAGCTCTTGCATCAAGGCACGCATTTAATCCCCATTGATTTTATCGCCTCTTTGGATAAAAAACCTAACGCTAAAGGCCACCATGAGATTTTATTCAGCAATGTTTTAGCGCAAGCGCAAGCCTTCATGAAAGGCAAAAGCTATGAAGAAGCGCTTGGGGAATTGCTTTCTAAAGGTTTAGACAAAGATGAAGCCAAAGACTTGGCCCACCACAGGGTGTTTTTTGGCAACCGCCCCTCTAATATCCTTTTATTAGAAAAGATTTCACCAAGCAATATTGGGGCGTTGGTGGCTCTTTATGAGCATAAGGTCTTTGTGCAAGGGGTCATTTGGGATATTAACAGCTTTGATCAATGGGGCGTGGAGCTTGGGAAAGAGTTAGCCGTGCCGATTTTACAAGAATTAGAAGGGCATAAAAGCAACGCTTA